One part of the Cellvibrionales bacterium genome encodes these proteins:
- a CDS encoding serine hydroxymethyltransferase, whose translation MFSKDVTLASFDPALWSAIQSEQKRQEDHIELIASENYASPAVMAAQGSELTNKYAEGYPGKRYYGGCEYVDVVEQLAIDRAKQLFGADYANVQPHSGSQANAAVYMALCQAGDTVLGMSLAHGGHLTHGAGVNFSGKIYKSVQYGLNPETGLIDYDAMEKLAIEHKPKMIVAGFSAYSGVLDFPRYREIADKVGAYLFVDMAHVAGLVAAGIYPNPVPFADVVTTTTHKTLRGPRGGLILARKNEELEKKLNSAVFPGQQGGPLMHVIAAKAVCFQEALQPAFKTYQQQVLANAKAMASTVIARGYQVVSGGTENHLFLLSLIDKNITGKEADAALGQAHITVNKNAVPNDPRPPMVTSGIRIGTPACTTRGFGEAECRELANWICDIFDAMEKGDAEATIAAVRDKVSALCAKYPVYR comes from the coding sequence ATGTTCAGTAAAGATGTCACCCTCGCCTCGTTTGATCCCGCCCTGTGGAGCGCCATTCAAAGCGAGCAAAAACGGCAGGAAGACCACATTGAATTGATCGCCTCTGAAAACTACGCCAGCCCTGCGGTGATGGCCGCGCAAGGCTCCGAACTGACCAACAAATACGCCGAAGGCTACCCAGGCAAACGCTACTACGGCGGCTGCGAATATGTGGATGTGGTAGAGCAACTCGCCATCGACCGCGCCAAGCAATTATTTGGCGCAGATTACGCCAATGTGCAGCCGCACTCCGGCAGCCAAGCCAACGCCGCTGTTTACATGGCGCTGTGCCAAGCGGGTGACACGGTGCTCGGTATGTCACTCGCGCACGGCGGCCATCTCACGCACGGCGCAGGCGTGAATTTTTCCGGCAAGATTTATAAATCGGTGCAATACGGTCTGAATCCAGAAACTGGTCTGATTGATTACGATGCGATGGAAAAACTCGCCATCGAACACAAACCCAAAATGATCGTCGCAGGCTTTTCTGCCTATTCCGGCGTGCTGGATTTTCCACGCTACCGCGAAATTGCCGACAAAGTGGGCGCGTATTTGTTTGTGGATATGGCGCATGTCGCAGGCCTAGTTGCCGCCGGCATTTATCCCAACCCTGTGCCATTTGCCGATGTCGTTACCACCACCACGCACAAAACGCTGCGCGGCCCGCGCGGTGGTTTGATTCTCGCGCGCAAAAACGAAGAGCTGGAAAAGAAATTGAACTCTGCCGTTTTCCCAGGCCAACAAGGTGGTCCGCTGATGCATGTCATCGCCGCCAAAGCGGTGTGCTTCCAAGAAGCGCTACAACCAGCCTTCAAAACCTATCAACAACAGGTATTGGCCAACGCTAAAGCCATGGCGTCTACCGTGATCGCACGCGGCTACCAAGTAGTGTCTGGCGGCACAGAAAACCATTTGTTTTTGCTGTCATTAATCGACAAAAACATCACCGGCAAAGAAGCAGATGCAGCACTCGGCCAAGCGCATATCACCGTCAATAAAAACGCCGTGCCCAACGATCCGCGCCCACCGATGGTGACCTCCGGCATCCGCATTGGCACACCGGCCTGCACCACGCGCGGTTTTGGCGAAGCGGAGTGCCGTGAACTCGCCAACTGGATTTGCGATATTTTCGACGCGATGGAAAAAGGTGATGCCGAAGCTACGATTGCCGCCGTGCGCGACAAAGTGTCGGCGCTGTGCGCGAAGTATCCGGTGTATCGATAA
- the tusA gene encoding sulfurtransferase TusA, whose amino-acid sequence MSDSLSPDHSIDARRLYCPEPVMLLHKAVREVLAGQLIEMWATDPSTTRDVPKFCHFLGHELLVQTQEGELYRYVIRKIVKEV is encoded by the coding sequence ATGTCAGATTCGTTAAGCCCCGATCATTCCATTGATGCGCGCCGTTTGTATTGCCCAGAGCCGGTGATGCTGCTGCACAAAGCCGTGCGTGAAGTGTTGGCAGGGCAGTTGATTGAAATGTGGGCGACCGACCCTTCTACCACGCGCGATGTGCCAAAGTTTTGTCATTTTTTGGGGCATGAATTGTTGGTGCAAACGCAGGAAGGCGAGTTGTATCGCTATGTCATTCGCAAAATCGTAAAAGAGGTTTGA
- the gloA gene encoding lactoylglutathione lyase, translating into MRLLHTMLRVTDLPRSITFYTDVLGMSLLRQQDYPDGQFTLAFLGYGSEAENTVIELTYNWGVHSYELGTAYGHIALEVDDVQAAVDAMRAKGAKILREPGPMKAGTTVLAFLEDPDGYRIELLAKH; encoded by the coding sequence ATGCGTTTATTGCACACTATGTTGCGCGTGACCGATTTGCCGCGCTCAATTACTTTTTACACCGATGTGTTGGGAATGTCCTTGTTGCGTCAGCAAGATTATCCCGACGGGCAATTCACTTTGGCATTTCTCGGCTACGGCAGCGAAGCAGAAAACACCGTGATTGAACTCACCTATAACTGGGGTGTGCACAGTTATGAATTGGGAACGGCTTACGGGCATATCGCGCTAGAAGTGGATGATGTGCAGGCAGCGGTGGATGCTATGCGTGCTAAGGGCGCCAAGATTTTGCGCGAACCGGGGCCGATGAAAGCAGGTACAACGGTGTTGGCATTTTTGGAAGATCCTGATGGCTACCGCATAGAGTTATTGGCAAAACATTAA
- a CDS encoding DUF2442 domain-containing protein, with amino-acid sequence MSSLALGKSTSAAEVTHISSHGIWIFSQGEELFMSYQDFPWFKEQPLKSILFVQESSNGHLYWPEIDVDLTLEIIRNPERFPLQAK; translated from the coding sequence ATGAGTTCATTAGCGCTTGGAAAGAGCACTTCGGCGGCTGAAGTAACCCACATCTCTAGTCATGGCATTTGGATTTTTTCTCAAGGCGAAGAGTTGTTTATGTCTTACCAAGATTTCCCTTGGTTCAAAGAGCAACCATTAAAATCTATTCTTTTCGTACAAGAGTCATCAAATGGTCATCTGTACTGGCCAGAGATTGACGTGGATCTAACCTTAGAAATCATTAGGAACCCTGAGCGGTTTCCACTCCAAGCAAAGTGA
- a CDS encoding DUF4160 domain-containing protein has translation MSPTIHREKGYRFFFFSREESRIHVHVMCESGEAKFWLEPEIELAKNFNLSRVQLREIETVIEAHNHEFISAWKEHFGG, from the coding sequence ATGAGCCCAACTATCCACCGAGAGAAAGGCTATCGTTTCTTCTTCTTTTCCAGAGAAGAGTCAAGAATACATGTGCATGTCATGTGTGAGTCCGGCGAAGCTAAATTTTGGTTAGAGCCGGAGATTGAGTTGGCAAAAAATTTTAACTTGAGCCGCGTTCAACTTCGTGAAATTGAAACAGTTATTGAGGCACATAACCATGAGTTCATTAGCGCTTGGAAAGAGCACTTCGGCGGCTGA
- a CDS encoding stress response translation initiation inhibitor YciH (involved in start site selection during the initiation of translation) — MSKKDSKLVYSTDAGRIKSIDPLPTLPPKGDGFIRIRRETAGRNGKGVTTLTGFELPAAELQILAKQLKQLCGTGGTVKEWTIEIQGDQRENLKAELEKRGFKVKLAGG, encoded by the coding sequence ATGAGCAAAAAAGACAGCAAACTGGTTTACTCCACCGATGCAGGTCGCATCAAATCCATCGACCCGCTGCCCACTTTGCCGCCTAAAGGTGACGGCTTTATTCGCATACGCCGCGAAACCGCTGGGCGCAACGGCAAAGGCGTGACCACACTTACCGGCTTTGAGTTGCCTGCTGCTGAATTACAAATACTCGCCAAACAATTGAAACAACTGTGCGGCACCGGCGGCACGGTAAAAGAATGGACGATTGAAATTCAAGGCGACCAGCGCGAAAACCTGAAAGCCGAGTTAGAAAAGCGCGGCTTTAAAGTGAAGTTGGCTGGTGGTTAA
- a CDS encoding NAD(P)H-quinone oxidoreductase, translating to MKQRFIQHLPNQSLQIAEQTLRNIGDDEVLIAVAAFGINRPDLLQKAGLYPAPADASPILGLEVAGTVIASGKSVQQWRAGDRVCALVNGGGYSNYCFAPTTQCLPWPDNYSAAEAACLPESFITVWHNLLQRGKLQAGETVLIQAGSSGIGTTAIQLATLAGARVFTTAGSAEKCVRCVTLGAEKAFDYHHENLTEQLLDATQKHGVDVTLDILGDAALAQHIKLAAVDGRIVNIAVLNGSKSEINLAAMMMKRLTITGSTLRAQSAAQKAAIVSDIRQRAWPWIASGAFRPIIDSTFDFQQVETAHQRMQNRTHFGKIAITIEENS from the coding sequence ATGAAACAGCGTTTTATCCAACATCTACCCAATCAATCCCTGCAAATTGCAGAACAAACACTGCGCAATATTGGTGACGATGAAGTGCTGATTGCCGTGGCTGCTTTCGGCATCAATCGCCCTGATTTATTGCAAAAAGCAGGGCTGTATCCTGCACCAGCTGATGCTTCGCCCATACTCGGTTTGGAAGTGGCTGGCACCGTCATTGCCTCTGGAAAATCCGTGCAGCAATGGCGCGCAGGTGATCGCGTCTGCGCACTAGTTAACGGCGGCGGCTATAGCAATTACTGCTTTGCACCCACAACACAGTGCTTGCCTTGGCCAGACAACTACAGCGCGGCAGAAGCCGCCTGTTTGCCCGAATCTTTTATTACGGTTTGGCACAACTTATTGCAACGCGGGAAATTACAAGCAGGCGAAACCGTTTTAATTCAAGCAGGCAGCAGCGGCATAGGCACCACCGCCATCCAACTTGCCACACTCGCTGGTGCGCGCGTTTTCACCACCGCCGGCAGCGCAGAAAAGTGTGTGCGCTGTGTCACTTTAGGTGCAGAAAAAGCTTTTGATTACCACCACGAAAATCTCACGGAACAATTATTGGATGCCACACAAAAACACGGCGTGGATGTCACGCTGGATATCCTTGGCGACGCTGCGCTGGCACAGCACATCAAACTCGCGGCAGTGGATGGGCGTATCGTCAACATCGCCGTACTGAACGGCAGCAAAAGTGAAATCAATCTTGCCGCAATGATGATGAAGCGTTTAACCATCACCGGCTCCACGCTGCGCGCGCAATCTGCTGCACAAAAAGCCGCTATCGTGAGCGATATTCGTCAGCGCGCTTGGCCGTGGATAGCCAGCGGCGCGTTTCGCCCTATCATCGACAGCACATTTGATTTCCAACAGGTGGAAACAGCGCATCAACGCATGCAAAACCGTACACATTTTGGAAAAATCGCCATCACGATTGAAGAAAACTCATGA
- a CDS encoding M48 family metallopeptidase — protein MNYFQSQANAKRHTGWLVLLFALAVIGLIGLTQLLVLFVIGYSNSTSTAQNSLPFAQDWVLMAEIAVAIAVVVGLASLYKMRQLRTGGAAVATLLGGKLLERASSDLHERKILNVVEEMAIASGVPVPPVYILEEPSINAFAAGHDHHDVAIGITRGAIQLLSRDELQGVVAHEFSHIFNGDIRINLQLMGWLFGILFIGLIGRFLLDSSSNSRRYSRNNKGTSGVAMLGLGFIIIGYVGTFFGKLIKAAISRQREFLADASAVQYTRNPEGIAGALKKIGGYASGSFITHPNAPQASHLFFGEGINALTSMFATHPPLEDRIRAIDARWDGEFTAIDANSIVVDKPAIDPSRVQIVNGEIQYTPPSVTPASIAAVSIAAALEQHRRTATRTFARSQTASDRHTRRFTKTGARILGGQRHCSLLAARAPHTRQRTRVCCFTKKYARQCFYSL, from the coding sequence ATGAATTATTTTCAATCGCAGGCAAACGCCAAGCGTCACACCGGATGGCTAGTGCTGTTGTTTGCACTGGCCGTTATCGGTTTGATTGGCTTGACGCAACTGCTGGTACTGTTTGTCATTGGCTACAGCAACAGTACAAGCACCGCACAAAACAGTTTGCCCTTCGCGCAAGACTGGGTGCTGATGGCAGAAATCGCTGTCGCTATTGCTGTGGTTGTCGGCTTGGCTTCGCTATACAAAATGCGGCAGTTGCGCACCGGCGGCGCGGCTGTCGCCACCCTGCTCGGTGGGAAATTATTGGAACGCGCCAGCAGCGACCTGCATGAAAGAAAAATTCTTAATGTCGTCGAAGAAATGGCTATTGCATCCGGCGTGCCTGTTCCTCCCGTGTACATTTTGGAGGAGCCATCTATCAATGCCTTTGCCGCCGGCCACGATCATCACGATGTCGCCATCGGCATCACACGCGGCGCGATTCAACTGCTGTCGCGCGACGAATTGCAAGGCGTAGTCGCGCACGAATTCAGCCATATTTTTAACGGCGACATACGCATCAATTTACAACTGATGGGCTGGCTGTTCGGCATTTTATTTATCGGCTTGATCGGGCGCTTTTTACTCGATAGCAGCAGCAACAGCCGCCGTTACAGCCGCAACAACAAAGGCACTTCCGGTGTAGCTATGCTCGGTTTGGGTTTCATCATTATCGGCTATGTCGGTACTTTTTTTGGGAAATTAATTAAGGCAGCGATCAGTCGTCAGCGTGAATTTCTTGCCGATGCTTCTGCCGTGCAATACACACGCAATCCAGAAGGCATTGCTGGTGCGTTAAAAAAAATCGGGGGCTACGCTTCCGGTTCTTTTATCACACACCCCAATGCCCCGCAGGCCAGCCATTTATTTTTTGGCGAAGGCATCAATGCGCTCACCTCGATGTTTGCCACGCACCCGCCGCTGGAAGACCGCATCCGCGCTATTGATGCGCGCTGGGATGGTGAATTTACTGCTATTGATGCCAACTCCATCGTTGTTGATAAACCTGCTATCGATCCATCGCGCGTACAAATCGTGAACGGTGAAATTCAATACACGCCTCCCTCTGTAACACCAGCTAGCATTGCCGCAGTCAGCATCGCTGCCGCTTTAGAACAGCATCGGCGCACCGCAACCAGAACATTTGCGCGAAGCCAAACAGCGTCTGATCGACATACCCGAAGATTTACAAAAACTGGCGCGAGAATCTTGGGGGGCCAGCGCCATTGCTCACTGCTTGCTGCTAGAGCGCCACACACTAGACAACGCACACGCGTTTGCTGTTTTACAAAAAAATACGCAAGGCAGTGTTTTTACTCTCTGTGA
- a CDS encoding LemA family protein — MGSGLITLIVLAVIAFYLISLFNKLVNLKNRYQNAFAQIDVQLKRRYDLIPNLVETAKAYMAHESKTLEAVIEARNTASKQLQTASSNPADASAITNLGHAETQLGGALGRFNVTMEAYPDLKANQNMMQLSEELTSTENKVSFARQAMNDSATEYNTARQSFPANFLAGFFGHTKDMALLEFEDRPAIQAAPKVSF; from the coding sequence ATGGGCAGCGGATTGATTACCTTAATTGTTCTCGCGGTGATCGCGTTTTATCTGATTTCTTTGTTCAACAAGCTCGTCAATTTAAAAAATCGCTATCAAAACGCGTTTGCACAAATCGATGTGCAATTAAAAAGGCGCTACGACTTGATTCCCAACCTGGTGGAAACCGCCAAAGCCTATATGGCGCACGAAAGCAAAACTTTGGAAGCGGTGATAGAAGCGCGCAACACAGCATCGAAACAATTACAAACGGCTTCCTCCAACCCAGCGGATGCGAGTGCCATCACCAATCTCGGTCACGCTGAAACACAACTGGGCGGCGCACTGGGCAGATTTAATGTCACCATGGAGGCCTACCCCGATCTCAAAGCCAATCAAAATATGATGCAGTTGTCTGAAGAACTGACCAGCACCGAAAACAAAGTGTCTTTTGCACGACAAGCCATGAACGATTCCGCCACCGAATACAACACGGCGCGCCAATCCTTCCCCGCCAATTTCTTGGCTGGTTTTTTTGGTCACACCAAAGACATGGCGCTGTTGGAATTTGAAGACCGTCCGGCGATTCAAGCGGCACCGAAAGTCAGTTTCTAA
- a CDS encoding sulfotransferase domain-containing protein, giving the protein MQAPHFLIIGTQKGGTSSLYSALTQHPQILRAARKEVHFFDQHYGRGQAWYLRQFPTCAAEQITGEASPFYMAHPLAAQRIAEHCPQVKLLVLLRNPADRAISHYHQEFRRQHDLLTLPEALAAEEERTQSDWSALAAGKLLTHSAAQRFSYRERGHYAQQLQPFLQRFPREQIAIFSSESFFQEPLTVLAQLYRFLGVDSAFQPTDLFPRKPGNYGQADQVVRQSLLQYYQPHNETLFSLIGQRFDWQ; this is encoded by the coding sequence ATGCAAGCTCCTCACTTTCTGATTATTGGCACCCAGAAAGGCGGCACCTCCAGTCTTTACAGCGCCCTCACTCAACACCCGCAAATACTGCGCGCTGCCCGCAAGGAAGTGCATTTTTTTGATCAGCATTACGGCCGCGGACAGGCTTGGTACTTGCGCCAGTTCCCAACCTGCGCCGCCGAACAAATCACCGGCGAAGCCTCGCCTTTTTACATGGCACACCCGCTGGCTGCTCAGCGCATCGCCGAACACTGCCCGCAGGTGAAATTGCTGGTGCTGCTGCGCAACCCCGCCGACCGCGCCATCTCCCACTACCACCAGGAGTTTCGTCGCCAACATGACTTGCTCACGCTGCCAGAAGCTTTGGCAGCCGAAGAAGAACGCACACAGAGTGATTGGTCGGCGCTGGCCGCCGGCAAGTTACTCACTCACAGCGCAGCGCAGCGTTTTAGCTACCGCGAGCGCGGTCACTACGCCCAACAACTACAGCCTTTTTTGCAACGCTTTCCGCGCGAACAAATAGCCATTTTTAGCAGCGAATCTTTTTTCCAAGAGCCGCTTACCGTATTGGCGCAGCTGTACCGTTTTTTGGGCGTCGATTCCGCGTTTCAACCAACTGACCTGTTTCCACGCAAACCCGGCAACTATGGCCAAGCCGATCAAGTCGTGCGGCAATCTTTGCTACAGTACTACCAGCCACACAACGAAACCCTGTTCTCTCTGATTGGACAGCGCTTCGACTGGCAGTAA